Within Lusitaniella coriacea LEGE 07157, the genomic segment ATCTATTTGAATCGCCATAGTTGGGACTGACACGGTGATGCGGAGAGCGGTCGGAACGCCTCTGAGGGAACCTCAGAGGACGCAAGCCGACCGAGGAGATGCGGAGAATTTTTACAATGTGCAATTTGAAAGATTTGATATGACACGGAGACACAGGGAATTTTTATAATGGGCAATTAGAAGGATTTGATATCAGAAGCGTAACTTTTGCAATCGCATACTCTCGACTGCGTAACGCCATGAAAAAATCTAGCTCAATAGCGAATCCTTTGAGCCGAGAGGACAAGAGCCTCAAGGGTTATTCTAAATTTAGCGTCGCTCTAAATTGCTAGTAAACCGCGTCTAGCTTGAAAACCTTAGTTTTAGGAATCCACCGAAAGATCCTCTAGGCTGAAGACTGTAGGTTTTAGAGCATCCCGAAAAAACTCCAGGTTTCGACGTGGATGCGGTTTAGAAGGAGATTTTCTCGATAAATAGCAAATCCACAATCTTCCCCCTTACCGGATTAAGGGAGATGTCAGAGAAGAATCGCACAAAAGGATTAAGAAGAAGGCGTATCTTCTGAAGACGAATCCTCCTCACCAGAAGCTTCCGGTGCAGGCTCTTCCGTTGGCGTTGCAGGCTGCTTTTCCAAAGCGCGTTTTTGCTTGCGCTTCCGTTCTGCTTGCAGCGCGTCTTCAAGCACCGCCTGGACTTGATCCATCTTTTCCAAATTGCTGCGGTAGAGATCGAGGTCTTTTTGAACCTTATCCGTCGATAACTTTAAACTCTCACACAGTTCTTGGAGGATTGAATTGCGCTGCTTCTCATCGTTCACCACCTCTGCATCTATTTGTTCGAGAAGCGAGTACAACCCAATCGCAAACAGACGACTATATTTGAAAGAATCATTAAAAGCAATCTCCTTAAAGCGCTCGTAGAGATTGCTCGCACTCCCTTGGGAAACAAGCGAACTGTTCCAAGAGGAAATTTGCTCGATAGATAAACCTTGAACTGAGTTTTTTAAATTTTCTGCATCTTGTCGATAGGTTTGGGGATCTCCTTGAACCGCTTGGCACAAAGCATTAAAAATTGAAGATAAATCTTGCTCTGGGCGATAGCCTCGCATAAAGCGATCGAAGGAGGTTACAACGCCTAAAGCATAAATAGGATCGTAGCGAAAGTTGACATTCACAGAGAGCAGATGCATCTCTACCATCAACTCCTCAACCACTCGTCGGTAGACGGAGTTAATCGGGCGGGTATGATGAGCGTAAAATTTACGCTTTGTGTCGGAGACAGTACGAACTTGATCCACAGAGTAGAGATTATAGAGATACAGCAATCCTATTGTCTCGCTTAAAGACTCCTTTGCCAAGGGTTAACATCTTCGACTCCCTCGGTTGTGGTATTTCATTAAGTAATGAGAGTATCGGTCGAATGGTCGTTTTCTAGGCGGTGCTGTTGCTGTTGCACAGAAGGCGTTGTAACGGGTTCGCCAACTTCTCCGGATTTAATGTGAATTTGAATTTGCGGCCCAGAACTCGCGAGGCGAACGACCATCCCATCAATCACAACGGCTTTATTAATTCGCTTCCCGTCTAAATAGGTGCCATTTGCCCCTAGATTTCTAATCTCCCATTGAGAATCTTTGCGTTGAATCTCGATATGATGCCGAGAGACAACTGCACTGTAGAGAATAACCTCGTTATCTGTCGAGCGCCCAACCCGAATTCGCGATTTCGGGTCAAAAGTCCAACTTTGGACGGGGACAGCTTGGAGTGGATGCAGCAGGGTCAAAGTAATCACTGATGTTTCATCTTTCAAGGATGTGGGAAAGTCAGCCTTGATGGTTCTCTTTTCAGAGACAGCAAGCAACCAACGCTTATTCTGACATAACTGGCTCTCCTTGACCAGTTCAAAAGCCTGACGGAGATTTCAGTAAAGTCCTTTATAGCACTACATCAACACATTGGGATAAGGGGTTTAAACCCTTTTTTCAAAGAAGATTTAAGGTTTTTGTCAAGTTAAGCTAAAACACATTCAAGGTGGGTATTGGGCGCTCTGTAGCAAAGCCGTCAATCTCTCACCGCGTCACCCCTAGGTCAGCATTCCCTTGCTAGGTCGGCGTTCCCTTGCTAGGTCGGCGTTCCCTTGCGTCTTTCGCCGACGCGGGTTCCGACCTCCCCGTGTCAGCCTCAGTCATAATTTAAATGCATAGCAGCTTATCTTCATAGCAAGGGCAATTGAATTTGAGATGCGCGATCGCGCTCAACAGTTATTGTAATAATTTGCCGATCGATTAAATCTGTCTCGCCAGGAAATGCCCCCATTCCAGGATTGATAGCATAGGCGGGAAAACAAGTCGCACTCAAGCTGAGGCGCAAGCAGGTTCCTTTCTTTAAGGTCGTACAAGTTGCCTGAAGGGGTATTTTCACAGGTCTTTGAGGGAAATCAACTCGAATATAGCCTTGGGTAAAGTTGTAAACCCGACCGTCGGGATGGACTTCCGATAAAATCCCACAGAGATCGAAACTGGGAACGTCTGCCGTGCAGTCAATTAAGATGAATCCTTGTCCAACAACGGTTATTGCCTCAATTAAGGGTTCGGAGGTATAGGTGAGGACATCTGTGCGACAATCGATGCCAGAGCGCTCGAAAGACCCCGCAGGAATCGATGGGTGACCGCCTAATGAGGGGACGGGTCGCCAAGGATCGCTGACTAAAATATCTTCTTGGGTTTGGGGGTCGGGCGTGAGAAGGAGTTGACCGGATTTATCTTGAATGCTGGCTAATCCATCGCTTGCTAAATAGTAGGTTCGGTAATTGTCTTGGGCAATCGTTTCAAAAGAACGCCATTGATTAGAACCCATTTCAAAATAACGCACGGGCGGTTCTTTGAGAATGCCGTTTTCTTTGCCTTTGAGGAAGCAATCGAACCAGCGGATTTGTAGGGAATCAACGGGACTGGCGGCGGCTGCACCATAATCGATCTCTCCAACTTTGCGACCCCAAGGAAGGTGCGCCCAGGGTCCGATAATTAGGGATTGGGGACTGTTGGTTTTTGCCATTTGCTGGTAGAGGTTCAGGGTTCCGCGCAAATAGGGGTCGAACCATCCGCCGATGTGTAATTGAGGCAGGTTGATCGCGTCTAAGGGAAGAATTTGGGATTGCCAATCGCGATCGAATGTTGGGTGCGCCAGCCATCGCTGGTAAAAGGAACCGGGACAATGGGTTTGGAAGGCTTTTTGAAAGGCGGGAGTGGGGGTGTCGAAGGGGAGATGGCGCGAGGCTTGGTGGAGGATTTGGTAAGCGGCGCGATCGCGCTTGAGGCGAGCAGTTTCTGCGGCGAGTTGTACCGCCCACCCCAAGTTGGCTTGCAGGCAAAATGCTCCGTTCTCGTAAGCCCAATCGCTGTAGAGGTTGTAACCCACCATTCCCGGACATAGGACTTTGAGGACTGGGGGGCGGCTAGCGGCGGCGTAGAGTTGCGTCATTCCTTGATAGGAGAAGCCATACATTCCCACTTTTCCGGTGCTTCTGGGAAGTTGAGCCGCCCAAGTGACCGTATCGAATCCATCTTCTACTTCCCCCATAAAGGGATTGAATTCTCCCTCGGAGGTTCCCCGTCCGCGCACGTCCTGAATGACAACGATGTAACCTTGCTTGGCGTACCAGGTGGGATGGGCATAAACAACGGTGGACGCGATCGCGCGCCCGTAAGGTTGGCGCATTAATAACACCGGAAACGTTCCCTCTTCCCTAGGACGATAAATATCCGAGTCCAATCGCACGCGATCGCGCGTCAACATCGAGGCGGTTTCCTTGATTACACTCATTTTTTATCCCCAAGTTTGACAGCCCGTCTTTTGACAAGCGTTTCCCCGTTACTCAGAATCGAAGGTTATAGCAGTAAGCAGTCAGGTGTCACCAAAAGATTAGCCATTTCTAGCTTGTCGCTTGGTGAGATGTCCTAACGTCTATTCGTAGTGTTATATCCTAAAATTTCGCCGCAGACATTACCCATGCACGACGATTTTCACAAACCCAAACTCATTTCCATTGGCATTACACCGTTGGGTATTATCTCCATTGGCGTTGTCCCAATGGGCGTTATCTCCATTGGCATTGTCCCAATGGGCGTTATCTCCATTGGTTCGGTGGCAATGGGACTGATCTCAGCAGGTGCAGTGGCAATGGGAGGCGTAGCGATGGGCGCGCAAACGATGGGCATTGTCAGCATCGGACAAATGGGCATGGGGAACGTGCGCGTTCCGCTCAATTTCGAGCATCATCACCATCACACCGACACGCCGAAATCAACCGAAACTCAACCACCACAAGCTGCACCATAACCTGTAAATCTAGATCAACTCAATTTCTCCGCGATGCTTAAATTGGGTCTGTAAAAGGCGTAAAATTCGCTCCTCTGCACCAGCCACTAATTGAGCTTCGGAACGAAACGGAATCCCATCAGGGATCGAAAAGGATTCAGAGGACTTGGGCTGTTGTACCAATTCTAGGGCTTGGGGTGTCGAAGCATTCTGCGTTAATGGCGTTTCACGAGTATCTGCCTGAGACGCGGGAAGATGCTGTACGGGTTCGAGGGCTAAAACCACGAGAAATGAGGTAAGAACAAGGATACTGAAATCAAATTTTTGGCGCATGGCATCTGCTAACGGTGAAACGAGCTTAAGGTACAAGTCTATCAAAAGTTAAATTTAGTTCCTCTCGATATGCAAGGGTAAATATACTCGCTTGCCCGACAAAGCAGCCCTCTTTTCCATTAAGAATTTTGACTAGGCGGTTCTCAATCCGAGAAGAGAGTCACTATCATCGGAAGTGATTAGTGGAGAATCGACTTATTTATAACAACTGCATGACGTGTAATTGAATTTTGCAACATCTACTTTCAAAGTATTGCCTGTTTCACCTTGAAAATGGCAATAATTCATGAAATTTGCTAATGGCAACGCGATCGGAAACCAGGGAGTTAATTATGGAACCGCCAAACTTGTCGATTGAAGAAGAAGAATTTGAACCGTGCGAACATTACAATCAACTCGAACCCGATACCGCAGCAGCTTTCACGCGATCGCTTCCTTCTGGTTCGATGATGGTCAAACAAGTGTCCAGTTGTTCGACCTCCGTCGTTAATGGACTTTCCAAACAAATTATTGATGAAATGAACGCAATTGTCCCCGGTGTTCTCGTCACATTTGATAGCTTTAACGTGAGTATTGGTCCTGCGGTGTGGCCCTACTTGCAACAACCCGCTAAAGAAGCGTTAGGGCGCGCGATCGCGGATAGGGGTCAAACCCTCAGCGTCAACTCCGCCTACCGCACGATCGCGCAACAACTGATCCTCTACAACCATTCCCTGCGCCGTCGCTGTGGCATCAGCATCGCAGCCCGTCCCGGCAGAAGCAACCATCAAAGCGGACTCGCAGTTGACATCAACGATCCCCAAGGGTGGCGACCCTTCCTCGAACGCCAAGGCTGGAGTTGGTTGGGACGCAAAGATCCCCCTCACTTCAACTACGTCGGCGGCGGAACCCAAGACATTCGCAGTTTAGCCGTCCTCGCCTTCCAAAAACTCTGGAATAAAAACAACCTCAACAGCCAAATTACCGAAGACAGCGCCTACGGACCCCAGGTTGAATCCTGCCTCAACAAATCCCCCATTGAAGGCTTTGGTGCAACTCCTCCCGGCGGCGGTTCGAGAACCCTGCGACTCAGCACCCCCCGCATGGAAGGAGACGACATACGCGAAATTCAACAAGCTTTAGCAAGCGCGGGTTTCCAACTCGATCTCGATGGCGTGTACGGATCCGGAACTGCCGCGGCTGTTAAAGAATTTCAAGCTAAAGAAGGTCTAGAAGCCGATGGGATTTTCGGTCCCGCAAGCCGGACTAAACTGCTCAAACCAAAACTCTAAAAGTTCGCGTCCAGTTGTGGCTTTTAGATCGGGAATGGCAACTTAGAAAGCATCCAGAAACCCCCAACAGACTTTAATACGTTATCACTGTAAAACTTCGCCAGCTACCCCCTTATGCAGGGGGTCTGGGGGAGGCATCCCTCCCCCGGTGGGGGGTTTGGGGGGCGAGTCCCCCGATACAGCTCTCGGTTTTAAGCAGAAAGTTATTCTTTGTTTGCATTTAGTTCACATCAGACGTTATTCATAACTTAAATAATGACTCGTAGCATCTACGCATTACTCGTCGGCATCGATGAATACGTTAGCCCCATCCCGCCCTTACAAGGGTGCGTTAACGATATCAAAGCCATGCAGGACTATCTCGAAGGGCGCGTTGCCACAGGCGACGATCGCGTCCACATCAAAACCCTATTTAACCAAGAAGCAACCCGTCAGGCGGTTATTGAGGGATTTCGCACCCACCTTTGCCAAGCTACCGCAGAGGATGTCGCCCTGTTTTGCTACTCCGGACATGGCGCGCAAGAACAAGACCCACCGGAGTTTTGGACGATTGAACCCGATCGAACCAACGAAACTCTCGTCTGTTACGACAGCCGCAGTGCCAACGGGTGGGATTTAGCCGACAAAGAACTTGCCAAACTCATCGCCGAAGTTGCCGAGAAAAATCCCCACATCACCATCGTTCTCGACTGCTGTCATTCTGGCACTGGAACCCGCGACCTGGATGTCGCCACGCGCCAAGCTCCTATCGACACGCGATCGCGCCCCGTTGAAAGTTTCATCTTTTCTATTGCCGAAGCCAGCCAACTCACCGGAACCCGCAGCCTCGAAGACAACGCCACTGGGTGGTCACTCCCCCAAGGCAGACACATTCTCCTCGCCGCCTGTCGGGAAATCGAACTCGCCAAAGAATACAACGCGAGCGGTCAGCGCCGGGGAGCGTTTTCCTACTTCCTCCTCGATACTCTCAAAAAAGCCAACGGTAGTCTCTCCTATCGCGACCTCTTCAAACGCGCCAACGCCCTCGTCCAAGCCAAAGTTTCCGCCCAATCGCCACAACTCGAAGCCACCCTCTCCGGCGATCTCGACCAACCCTTTTTAGGCGGGGCAATTCCCAGCCGAACCCCCTACTTCACCCTCAGCCATCACAAAGAATACGGCTGGGTTATCGATGGCGGCGCAGTTCACGGCATCGCTCAACCCACAGCAGACGAAACCACCTTCCTCGCTCTCTTTCCCTTCGACGCTCCTCCCGAACAGCTCAAACAACTCTCCGCCTCTCTGGGAGAAGCAGCCGTCACCGAAGTGATGCCCCAACTGAGTAAAGTGCGCCTGGAGGAAATTGAAAATCCCGATACCGAAACCACCTTCAAAGCCGTCATTACCAGCCTTCCCTTGCCCCCCAAAGGCGTATTTATTACCGGGGACGAGTCAGGGGTCGAATTAGTAAGGAAAGCCCTTCAAGAAGCCGCTCCCCAACAGCAGCCCTCTCTCTACGTGCGGGAAGTGGAAACCCCCGAAGCCGCAGACTTTAAACTCCTTGCTCGCAATGGCGAATATTTAATTACCCGACCCACCGACGATCGCCCCTTAGTCGCGCAGATTCAAGGGTATAGCCCAGCCAAAGCCGTCAAAGCTATTGAGCGCCTCGAACACATCACCCGTTGGACGAACATTGTCGAACTCTCCAGCCCCGCAAACAGCCGCATTCGACCGGACGCAGTGCAACTGTCCGTTTATCAGAATGGAGAAGAATTACAAGGGACAGATATTCGCCTGGAATATTGTAAGGAAAATGGTCGCTGGCTAGAACCTCAATTTAAAGTTAAGCTCGCCAATACAAGTAACAAGCCGCTATACTGCGCCCTGTTAGATTTGACCGACACCTATGCTGTTAGCGCAGAGCTATTAGCATCGGGTGGCGTTTGGTTGCAACCGGGCGAAGAAGCCTGGGCTTTAGGGGGCGAGGCTATTTACCCCACCGTTCCGCAAAAGCTTTGGGAACAGGGAATTACAGAAACGCGAGATATTCTTAAACTGATTGTGAGTACGGCTGAATTTGATGCGACTTTGCTCGAACAAGATGCCCTAGATTTACCCTTTGGCTCGAAAGCTGTACCGAAGCGGGGGAAAGGAACGCTTAACCGTTTAATGAGCCGCACGCGATCGCGCGTTCTTCGTTCCAAACCCGAATCCGAAGTAGAATACGACGATTGGATTGGCACTCAAATTGGCATCGCTACCGTTCGTCCCCTCGAAACCACCCCCATCCCCCAAGAAACTCCCATTACTCTCGGTCAGGGCGTAACCGTTCAGGGACATCCCCAACTCAACGCCAAAGCCCGCCTCACCACCGTCACCCAAGCCACGCGAGACTTAGGAAATGACCTCATCCCGCCATTACTCAGATCGGCAGGCGTACAACCCTTCCAATTCAACACCAGTCGAGGGAATGACCCCGGACTGAGTGCCTTGGAATTGAGCGATATTGAAAACCCCTCAGTTGTCACCCCCGAAAATCCCCTCGTCCTCGAACTCGACGCATCCTTACAACCCAATGAAGAATTACTCCCCGTTAGTTACGATGGCGAATTTTTCCTCCCCCTCGGCGGCTGTCGCAGCACTCCAGAAGGAAAAACAGAGGTTCGCCTAGAACGCCTCAGCGACCCCATGAGCAAAGGATCGCGCAGTTTGGGCGGCTCAATTCGCATCTTCTTCCAAAAAATCGTCACCCAAAAGTTAGGACTAGATTTCACCTATCCCTTACTCGCCGTCGCCAAAGTCAGCCCCGACGAAACCGTAACCTACGAAACCGATCGCGAACAAGTCCAAGCCAGAATTGCCTCAGCAGAGCGCATTCTCCTATTCGTCCACGGCATCATTGGCGACACCCAAAGCATGGTCAAAAGTGTACAACGGGCAAAAGTTAACGCAGAAGGACAAGAACGCCTCTTAATCGACTGCTACGATCTCGTCCTCACCTTCGACTACGAAAACTTGCACACGCCTATTGAAGAAAATGCCCGACTGCTCAAACAGCGATTGGAAGCCATTGGCTTGGGGGAAAATCATGGGAAAACCCTGCACGTTGTCGCCCACTCAATGGGGGGATTAGTCTCTCGCTGGTTTATCGAACGAGAAGGCGGCAACCAAATCGTACAGCACCTAATTATGCTGGGAACGCCCAATGGCGGCTCTCCCTGGTCGGTGGTAGAGGATTGGGCGCTGACTGCCCTCAGTTTGGGATTAAATGGCTTAACAAAAATAACTTGGTCCGTTCCCGTTGTCGGACAACTCGTTGCATTAACGAAGCTTGCAGTTAAAGCCGTCGAAACCATTGACGTGTCTTTGGATCAAATGAACCCGGACTCGGACTTCCTCAAAAATCTCGCCAGCAGTCCCGAACCCGGAATTCCCTACACGATTCTTGCGGGGAATACCGCCCTCGCACCCAACGCTCTCGAACCAGAACCGGGCAAACAAACCAGTCCCCTTGAGCGATTGATGCAAAAGCTGTTCAACCGCGCGATGGAAAAACCCTTCTTCGGTCAACCCAACGACATTGCAGTAACGGTGAAAAGCATCAAAAACGTCAGTGAGTCTCGCACTCCCCAACCCCAAATCCAAGAAGTAGGCTGCGATCATCTCGTTTATTTCAGTCACGAAGCAGGACTGACAGCATTAGCCGCAGCCGTTGCTAAAGAAATGCCCACTGCTCAACCCGAATCTCCTCCAGAACCAGAGGAACGCCCCCCCGTTACCCCGACACCCATTGCAGAACCCGAAAGCAGCCGTTCCGCCGAACCCCCGTCTCCAAACATCCCAGAGGAAGTCACTCCTGTCGAACAAAAGGAATCGAAATCGTGGATTGGCGTAACCACAATACTCATTGCTGTTGCAATTATCCTCAGTTTGTTCCTCTTCCAACAATTGCGCTTGAACCCATCTAACGAGCAACCGGAAGATCGGCAATCCTTGCTACTTTAATCTGAATCAAAAGCCCGAAACCCCGTCCGTAAATTCCTCACCTCCTGAGTGAGTATAAATACCAATTGCCGATCGCGTAAAAATATTCGATCTCCATTTTTGGCTGTCTGTTTCTCCGAAAATCTTGTTAGAGTGAATGTCGTTGGGAACTGAAAGCATTAGAGAGGAAAAGTCATGCGATCGCGCACCCTTCGAGAAGGTTCTGTCGGACTATTGATTCTCATTGGTTTAGGCTTATTTGGCATCATCACCGTCTGGCTGCGTGGCATAGAATTCGGTCAAAAAAACTACCAACTCGCGATCGAATTTGCCAATGCCAATGGAATGTCTATCGGTTCTCCCGTTCGCTATCGCGGAGTCAACGTTGGCAAAATCGTCAATATTGAACCCGGAACCAACGGCGTTAAAGTCATTGTCGAAATTAGCCCCGTTGATTTGCTCATTCCCAAAAATGCCACGATTCAAGCCAATCAATCGGGGCTTCTCAATCAAGCTTCTGTTGACATTACTCCCCTTCAACCGCTCTCTCAAAGCGCTCTAGCTGAAAGTCCCATTGGCAAAGATTGCAATCCCGATCTGATCGTTTGCGAAAATGCAACCCTTCAAGGAGAAGCTGGCGCAACCATCGACGATTTACTCAACAGTACCGTGCGTCTCAGCGAAGTCTATGCCAGTCCGGAATTTGCGCAAAACATCAATAAACTCCTAGAAACCGTTGAAGTCACTGCCCTTGATGTCACCAAACTCAGTGCCGAACTCAAACTCCTCTCGCGTTCCGTGCGCGGACAAATTCCATCTCTATCCGGAAACCTGACACGCGGTACCGATACCTTAAACACAACAGCCCTCTCATTAGGTCAATCTGCCGATCGTATCGCGGGAACCGTCGATTCAACTGCTCTTAACCTCAATGTCCTTTCCGCCAATCTGAATCGCTTAATTGAAGCCAATGGAGCGGATTTAGGCAGTACTTTGAACAGCGTGCGAGAAACGAGCGAAAGCTTGGATACGTTGCTCGTTCAACTGCAACCCACCGTGGCAGGTTTGAATACTGTCCTTCAACCCCAAGAAGTTGAAAACCTGCGCAACTCCCTGAATATTCTAATCGACAACACCAGCGTGGCATCAGAAAATCTCCGCAACGCATCTAACAATTTAAATAATCCCTTCCTCGCGCTCTCGCTGCAAGAACTCCTCAACTCCGCTAGAGAAACCTTTGAAAACGCGCGCAAAATCACCGCAGAGATTGACGAAATTACCGGAGATCCAGAATTCCGCAATAATCTCCGCAACCTCGTCAACGGCTTAGGGGATTTACTCTCCTCCACCCAAGAATTAGAACATCACATTCAATTGGCTGAAGCTCTCGAAGAATCCCGCAAGCGCGTGCAAGTCCTTGAAGAACAAATCCTCGTGCAAAAACAACAACACTCTAAAACCGCCCCTCCTCCCCCTAAAACCCCATCTCCAATCCGCGAACCTCAAGTTTTGCAACCGGAATAATGAGGGATCGTTCTTCGTGATAAGTTCCAACTGACAGACGAGCAAATTAATGGCGCTTTATCTTACCTTGAAGCTCATCGATCTCAGATAGAAGTGGAGTATCAAGACGTTTTACGCACTAGAGAAGAGATTCGTCAGTATTGGGAAGAATACAATCGCGATCGCGTTGCTCGAATTGCAAAGATGCCGCGAAAGCCCGAAACAGAGTCTCTTTGGGCAAAACTTGCGGCGCAAAAAGCGCAGCGTTCCGCAGAGAAACAATGACCTTCTTCGTAGACTACAATCTTGACGGCTATACTCTTGTTTTCCTGGGTATTTTGACTAGAAAACCGCGATCGCGCTCAAACTTGCGGATCGACCTTAGAATCGGGAATTTCGGGAGAATGCTGGATTTCCTGCAAGTTGTAACCTTGACGGTTGAGCTGTCGGACAAACTGAGTCGAATCGCTCTGTTCTTGGGTTTTAGGGGATTTTTCAGCAGCAGCTCGATTTTTTCTTAATTTAGCTTGTCGTCCCATGATTTTGCCATCCTCGTACTGGACTTAAAGGGTTCGATCTTTGATGATTTTTTGCCGATTTGAATTTGGATTATCAATTCGGTTCCTTTTCCTGGAGTTGAACAACATCTTAGCTTACCGCTATGTCGTTCGGTCACGATTTGATAAGCAATTGCCAGTCCCATTCCCGTTCCTTTGCCGATAGGTTTGGTGGTGAAAAAGGGATTAAAGATTTGTGGTTGAACGGATTCGGGGATTCCCATTCCATTATCCGCGATCGCGATTTCCACCCAACCTTTATCAATGACGGACGTGCGGATGCGAATTTGAGGCGAGTCTGTTTCAGGATTGATTCTACTCTCTTCTAATGCTTCAATCCCATTTGCCAAAATATTCATAAAAACCTGATTTAATTGTCCCGCAAAACAGTCCACCAAGGGAAGCATTCCATACTCTTTGACAATCTCAATTGCCCGTAACTTGTTGTTCCCTCGGAAGCGATGTTGCAAAATCAACAGAGTACTGTCGATTCCCGCGTGAAGATCGACTGTTTTAAACTCAGACTCATCCATGCGCGAAAAGGTTCGCAGAGATAAAACAATATTGCGAATGCGCTCAGTTCCAACCTTCATTGAAGTCAGAATTTTTGACAAATCTTGCGATAGAAAATCCAGATCGATCTCTTCAATTTTTGACTCGATCTCCGGCACGTACTTACGACAATGATACCGATACAGTTCGATCAGTTTAAGTAAATCTTCAGCGTACTCAATTGTATGAGTAATATTGCCGTGAATAAAGTTAACTGGATTATTGATTTCGTGGGCAATTCCGGCAACTAATTGCCCCAAACTCGACATCTTTTCTTGTTGAACCAACTGTGCTTGAGCCTGCTGGAGTTCCTGTAAGGTTTGTTCTAATTTCTCTTTTTGTTCCTTAAGAGAAGCTGTCCGCTCTCGAACGCGATTTTCTAGAGTTTCATTTGCCTGTTTGAGGGCGATTTCGCTGGCTTGCAGCGTCTCTGTATCCGCTTGAATGCGCTTTGCCATTTGGTTAAAAGCTTTCGCAATTTGAGCCAATTCGTCAGAACCTCCAATTTTTGCACGGATAGAAAGCTCTCCCTTGGCAAAATTATGGCTAGCTGCGACTAACTTAGCCGCGCGCCGAGTGAGGGTTTTCTCAAAAAAGAACCAAATGGCAATACAAAATATTCCCAATCCCACAGCAGCAGAGAGGGAGCGTTGCAAAGCATCTTTCAAAGCGCGTTGTTTGAGTAGGGAGAGATCGTACTCCAGCCAAAGAGTGCCGATGCGAGACGGACGCAACTCCCCCGGCACCATTTTCAGAGGAACGGGGTAAATTGCCCAAATTTTTCGCTTATCTTCCGAGAGAAGGATTTGTCCGGACAGGGTTTCCCGAACTTGTGTAAAAGTGAGTTCGCGATTTGCAGCCGGTGTATTTTGGAGCGCGCGATCGCGCAGTTCATAACGAGTGGCTAAAAGAACGCGATTTTTTTCGTCATACAAAACGCTTAAGCGAAGATTGACATCGTTCCGCATCTTGCTAATCGCAACTTCTGCCTGCTCGACATCGCCGCGACGGTAAAGATATTCCAGCATTCCCGAAAGTCGATCGCCAGCAAACCGAGCATTATCGCTAACATCCTTCTCCACTCGACGAAAAGATTGCACCGTTTCCCTTTGAACGATCGCACCCACCAGCACTGTCCCAAAGATTAACAAAATTGTTGGAATGGAAAACTTTAACGAAAAGGGAAACTGCTTCATTATCTTTATCTTTCGATCCTCTCTAGCTTGCTTGCGAATTGACAAACTTACAATGCTTTGACAAGGCGATCGTCAAGCAAGTTTGCCGGATCCACGGGTTTGGACAGCAGATCGTTGTCCATCATAATCGCAACCAGTCGTCGAGCCGTTTTTAACAGCAAGGGATTCTCCCCTCCCAGCAATGTTTGATTTTCTTGTATATCCGGACTGCGCAAACCCTCAAAGGATTCGAGGA encodes:
- a CDS encoding caspase family protein — its product is MTRSIYALLVGIDEYVSPIPPLQGCVNDIKAMQDYLEGRVATGDDRVHIKTLFNQEATRQAVIEGFRTHLCQATAEDVALFCYSGHGAQEQDPPEFWTIEPDRTNETLVCYDSRSANGWDLADKELAKLIAEVAEKNPHITIVLDCCHSGTGTRDLDVATRQAPIDTRSRPVESFIFSIAEASQLTGTRSLEDNATGWSLPQGRHILLAACREIELAKEYNASGQRRGAFSYFLLDTLKKANGSLSYRDLFKRANALVQAKVSAQSPQLEATLSGDLDQPFLGGAIPSRTPYFTLSHHKEYGWVIDGGAVHGIAQPTADETTFLALFPFDAPPEQLKQLSASLGEAAVTEVMPQLSKVRLEEIENPDTETTFKAVITSLPLPPKGVFITGDESGVELVRKALQEAAPQQQPSLYVREVETPEAADFKLLARNGEYLITRPTDDRPLVAQIQGYSPAKAVKAIERLEHITRWTNIVELSSPANSRIRPDAVQLSVYQNGEELQGTDIRLEYCKENGRWLEPQFKVKLANTSNKPLYCALLDLTDTYAVSAELLASGGVWLQPGEEAWALGGEAIYPTVPQKLWEQGITETRDILKLIVSTAEFDATLLEQDALDLPFGSKAVPKRGKGTLNRLMSRTRSRVLRSKPESEVEYDDWIGTQIGIATVRPLETTPIPQETPITLGQGVTVQGHPQLNAKARLTTVTQATRDLGNDLIPPLLRSAGVQPFQFNTSRGNDPGLSALELSDIENPSVVTPENPLVLELDASLQPNEELLPVSYDGEFFLPLGGCRSTPEGKTEVRLERLSDPMSKGSRSLGGSIRIFFQKIVTQKLGLDFTYPLLAVAKVSPDETVTYETDREQVQARIASAERILLFVHGIIGDTQSMVKSVQRAKVNAEGQERLLIDCYDLVLTFDYENLHTPIEENARLLKQRLEAIGLGENHGKTLHVVAHSMGGLVSRWFIEREGGNQIVQHLIMLGTPNGGSPWSVVEDWALTALSLGLNGLTKITWSVPVVGQLVALTKLAVKAVETIDVSLDQMNPDSDFLKNLASSPEPGIPYTILAGNTALAPNALEPEPGKQTSPLERLMQKLFNRAMEKPFFGQPNDIAVTVKSIKNVSESRTPQPQIQEVGCDHLVYFSHEAGLTALAAAVAKEMPTAQPESPPEPEERPPVTPTPIAEPESSRSAEPPSPNIPEEVTPVEQKESKSWIGVTTILIAVAIILSLFLFQQLRLNPSNEQPEDRQSLLL
- a CDS encoding MlaD family protein, with amino-acid sequence MRSRTLREGSVGLLILIGLGLFGIITVWLRGIEFGQKNYQLAIEFANANGMSIGSPVRYRGVNVGKIVNIEPGTNGVKVIVEISPVDLLIPKNATIQANQSGLLNQASVDITPLQPLSQSALAESPIGKDCNPDLIVCENATLQGEAGATIDDLLNSTVRLSEVYASPEFAQNINKLLETVEVTALDVTKLSAELKLLSRSVRGQIPSLSGNLTRGTDTLNTTALSLGQSADRIAGTVDSTALNLNVLSANLNRLIEANGADLGSTLNSVRETSESLDTLLVQLQPTVAGLNTVLQPQEVENLRNSLNILIDNTSVASENLRNASNNLNNPFLALSLQELLNSARETFENARKITAEIDEITGDPEFRNNLRNLVNGLGDLLSSTQELEHHIQLAEALEESRKRVQVLEEQILVQKQQHSKTAPPPPKTPSPIREPQVLQPE